The following proteins come from a genomic window of Aspergillus oryzae RIB40 DNA, chromosome 4:
- a CDS encoding ribonuclease III (predicted protein): MDKVLERAVFTHPGVSNDTEKTYDRLEILGDAYIELIATKLIWKRFREIPSGRISQIRELLVKNETLAEYAAGYGLDRKAAVPQDYLRQSKRWTKTRADIFEAYVAAAIISHPVDGYRVVENWLTQLWLPKLSELGIQKPVLNAKELLARKIMGKGIKLRYIDEHPPAQQGPGMQTFFVGVYLTGWGWNNKHLGSGQGPNKTIAGNEAAHQALSNEPMVEEITCAKRAYEAAKD, from the coding sequence ATGGATAAAGTCCTGGAAAGAGCTGTTTTCACGCATCCAGGCGTGAGCAACGATACCGAGAAAACCTACGATCGACTTGAAATCCTCGGAGATGCCTATATAGAACTCATTGCTACGAAGCTTATATGGAAAAGGTTTCGGGAAATTCCTTCGGGGCGGATCTCACAGATCAGAGAACTCCTGGTGAAGAATGAAACTCTCGCCGAGTATGCGGCGGGATATGGTCTTGACAGAAAAGCCGCAGTACCACAGGACTACTTGAGGCAGTCAAAACGGTGGACGAAGACCAGAGCAGATATTTTCGAGGCATATGTAGCCGCAGCTATCATATCTCATCCAGTTGATGGCTACAGGGTGGTTGAGAATTGGCTGACACAGTTATGGCTTCCAAAGCTGTCGGAACTTGGCATTCAAAAACCCGTTTTGAATGCGAAGGAACTACTTGCTAGAAAGATCATGGGTAAGGGAATCAAATTGCGGTATATTGATGaacatcctccagctcagcaAGGCCCGGGGATGCAGACTTTCTTCGTCGGGGTATATCTTACTGGATGGGGTTGGAACAATAAACATCTTGGATCTGGCCAGGGTCCTAACAAGACCATCGCAGGGAATGAAGCAGCACATCAAGCTCTATCGAATGAGCCAATGGTAGAGGAGATTACTTGTGCCAAAAGAGCTTATGAAGCAGCCAAAGATTAA
- a CDS encoding U2 snRNP complex subunit CUS1 (splicing factor 3b, subunit 2) — translation MRPSKNQLRRARKKALKSQATEATLDESHTKSQTEVTLSTDVSRGSSQQGHDAASLDLEDPLWQAYKHIINRFDEVGDTSTPAKESEKPEIYFDDDDEIPDEEEKEPKLSKRKRKELNKLSVAELKAMVRRPEIVEWTDTSAPDPRLLVHIKSHRNVVPVPSHWSLKREYLSSKRGIEKPPFALPKFIQETGISEMRDAALEKQEQATLKQKQRERVQPKMGRLDIDYQKLYEAFFRFQTKPELTRYGEVYYEGKEYETNLRHLRPGELSAELKEALNMPPGAPPPWLINQQRYGPPPSYPALKIPGLNAPPPPGAMWGYHPGGYGKPPVDEHNRPLYGGDIFGVLQPQQTMQQGEPVEKDLWGELQEPEPSDEESEDEDDEEDEEDMETGVQTPSGLETPSGLASAVPSELAGEENVSGEFDVRKHYRGTQTEESVSHKSAFQVIPERQANVRGFFGGERVYDLAAHPENLAVLGADEQNRKRKKPGDVDVSMDPDSLQSNEGFSKESIRKLYESQRQQENNPSWGFQEDLSDMIAQESRKRLKKEEEKRNRH, via the exons ATGCGGCCAAGCAAGAACCAattgagaagggcaaggaaaaaGGCCTTGAAATCGCAG GCTACCGAAGCAACACTCGATGAATCACACACAAAATCTCAGACAGAGGTTACTCTATCGACTGATGTCTCACGAGGTAGTAGCCAGCAAGGTCATGATGCTGCATCTCTAGATCTAGAGGATCCGCTATGGCAAGCATATAAGCATATTATTAATCGATTCGATGAGGTCGGGGATACCTCAACACCGGCAAAAGAGTCTGAAAAACCCGAAATCTattttgatgatgatgatgaaatcccggatgaagaagaaaaggagccCAAGCTCTCAAAAAGAAAGCGCAAGGAATTGAACAAGCTTTCTGTCGCTGAACTGAAGGCAATGGTTCGAAGACCAGAAATTGTCGAGTGGACGGACACTTCGGCCCCCGATCCTCGGCTTCTTGTACATATAAAATCCCACCGCAATGTTGTCCCTGTTCCTTCACATTGGTCCTTAAAACGAGAGTACCTCTCTTCCAAGAGAGGGATTGAGAAGCCGCCTTTCGCGCTGCCAAAATTTATTCAGGAGACCGGGATTTCGGAAATGCGCGATGCTGCCCTAGAGAAGCAAGAACAAGCGACACTCaaacagaagcaaagagaGAGGGTCCAACCAAAAATGGGAAGACTTGATATCGATTATCAGAAACTATACGAAGCTTTTTTCCGATTCCAAACTAAGCCGGAACTTACCCGCTATGGCGAGGTTTACTATGAGGGTAAGGAATACGAGACGAACCTTAGACATTTACGGCCGGGCGAGCTTAGCGCTGAGCTCAAGGAAGCCCTCAATATGCCACCCGGTGCGCCCCCTCCTTGGTTAATCAACCAGCAGAGATATGGCCCACCCCCATCATATCCAGCCTTGAAGATTCCCGGTCTCAACGCGCCGCCCCCTCCTGGTGCCATGTGGGGATATCATCCTGGTGGCTACGGGAAGCCACCAGTAGATGAGCACAATCGTCCTCTCTATGGTGGTGATATTTTTGGTGTATTGCAACCGCAACAGACAATGCAGCAAGGCGAGCCTGTCGAGAAGGATCTCTGGGGTGAGCTACAAGAACCCGAGCCTTCTGACGaggagagtgaagatgaagatgatgaggaagatgaagaggacatGGAAACGGGCGTCCAGACTCCTAGCGGACTTGAGACGCCAAGTGGGTTAGCATCAGCTGTTCCCTCTGAGTTAGCTGGCGAAGAGAATGTTTCGGGGGAATTTGACGTGCGCAAGCACTATCGAGGCACACAGACTGAAGAGTCTGTAAGTCACAAGAGCGCTTTTCAAGTTATCCCAGAGCGACAAGCCAATGTGCggggcttcttcggtggcgAAAGGGTGTATGATCTTGCTGCGCATCCAGAAAACTTGGCGGTGCTTGGTGCTGATGAACAAAATCGGAAGCGCAAGAAACCCGGCGACGTTGATGTCTCTATGGACCCAGATTCTCTACAGTCAAATGAGGGATTtagcaaagaaagcattCGAAAGCTTTACGAATCCCAAAGGCAGCAGGAAAACAATCCTAGTTGGGGATTCCAGGAGGATTTAAGTGATATGATTGCTCAGGAAAGCCGCAAAAGGctcaaaaaggaagaagaaaaacggaACCGCCATTGA